A stretch of Streptomyces vietnamensis DNA encodes these proteins:
- a CDS encoding RecB family exonuclease, with product MSPSEASDPSDTAPPAPPRPAPAAPSSLSPSRANDFMSCPLRYRLRVIDKLPEPPSPALARGAVVHAVLERLFDAPAGQRTADRARALLRPEWERLLGKRPELAGLFPEDPDGAAPAGAEQLLDQYFRMEDPNRLEPAARELYVETVLEPGLKLRGYVDRLDVAPTGEMRVVDYKTGKAPPRDFEDRALFQVKFYALVLWRRRGVVPRRLQLIYLGSGDVVTYDPSEADLLAVERKLRALWEAIRRATETGEWQPHPSRLCDWCGYKALCPVFGGTPPPYPLAVSTVPAVEDDGHPAVSTEAEPPWERPPARSWETHPHERQGDDDPDTAGQGA from the coding sequence ATGTCCCCGTCCGAGGCCTCCGACCCGTCGGACACGGCCCCGCCCGCACCACCCCGGCCTGCTCCGGCTGCGCCGTCGTCGCTGTCGCCGTCGCGCGCGAACGACTTCATGAGCTGCCCGCTGCGGTACCGGCTGCGAGTGATCGACAAGCTGCCGGAGCCGCCGAGTCCGGCGCTGGCACGGGGCGCGGTGGTGCACGCGGTGCTGGAGCGGCTCTTCGACGCACCGGCCGGGCAGCGCACCGCGGACCGTGCCCGCGCACTGCTGCGCCCGGAGTGGGAGCGACTGCTGGGCAAGCGCCCGGAGCTGGCCGGTCTCTTCCCGGAGGACCCGGACGGTGCGGCGCCGGCCGGGGCGGAACAACTGCTCGACCAGTACTTCCGCATGGAGGACCCGAACCGGCTGGAGCCCGCCGCGCGTGAGCTGTACGTGGAGACGGTGCTGGAGCCGGGCCTCAAACTGCGCGGCTATGTCGACCGGCTGGACGTCGCCCCGACCGGTGAGATGCGGGTGGTGGACTACAAGACCGGCAAGGCGCCCCCGCGGGACTTCGAGGACAGGGCCCTGTTCCAGGTGAAGTTCTACGCCCTGGTGCTGTGGCGGCGGCGCGGGGTGGTGCCGCGGCGGCTCCAGCTCATCTACCTGGGCAGCGGCGACGTGGTGACGTACGACCCGTCCGAGGCGGATCTGCTGGCGGTGGAACGGAAGCTGCGGGCCTTGTGGGAGGCGATCCGGCGGGCGACGGAGACGGGCGAGTGGCAGCCCCACCCGAGCCGACTGTGCGACTGGTGCGGCTACAAGGCCCTCTGCCCCGTGTTCGGCGGCACTCCACCGCCCTACCCCTTGGCCGTCAGCACCGTTCCGGCCGTGGAGGACGACGGACACCCGGCGGTCTCCACCGAGGCCGAACCGCCCTGGGAGCGGCCCCCCGCCCGATCATGGGAGACTCACCCCCATGAACGGCAAGGCGACGACGACCCGGACACGGCTGGACAGGGG
- the radA gene encoding DNA repair protein RadA — protein MAAGSRTTIAHRPSYRCTECGWTTAKWLGRCPECRAWGTVEEYGGAPAVRTTAPGRVTAPARPIAQVDGRSATARSTGVPELDRVLGGGLVPGAVVLLAGEPGVGKSTLLLDVAAKAVDDQHRTLYVTGEESASQVRLRADRINALSDHLYLAAETDLAAVLGHLDAVEPSLLVLDSVQAVASPEIDGAPGGMAQVREVAGALIRTSKERGMSTILVGHVTKEGAIAGPRLLEHLVDVVLYLEGDRHARLRLLRGVKNRYGATDEVGCFELHDEGITGLADPSGLFLTRRDEPVPGTCLTVTLEGKRPLVAEVQALTVASQLPYPRRTTAGLETSRVAMMLAVLEQRGRIHRIGKCDVYSATVGGVRLSEPSADLAVALALASAVSDTPLPKNLVVIGEVGLAGEVRRVTGVQRRLAEAARLGFTRALVPPDPGRTPDGMRVTEVADVGEALRVLPRPSADPPNPPERSPGNRSGGLGKDPA, from the coding sequence ATGGCCGCCGGGAGCCGTACGACGATCGCGCACCGCCCCTCCTACCGCTGCACCGAGTGCGGTTGGACCACCGCCAAGTGGCTCGGCCGCTGCCCCGAGTGCCGTGCATGGGGCACGGTCGAGGAGTACGGCGGCGCGCCCGCGGTCCGTACGACCGCCCCCGGCCGCGTCACCGCGCCCGCACGGCCCATCGCGCAGGTCGACGGTCGCTCGGCGACCGCGCGCAGCACCGGCGTGCCCGAGCTGGACCGGGTCCTCGGCGGTGGCCTGGTGCCCGGCGCCGTCGTGCTGCTCGCGGGCGAACCGGGCGTCGGCAAGTCCACCCTCCTGCTCGACGTGGCGGCCAAGGCGGTCGACGATCAGCACCGCACCCTCTACGTCACCGGCGAGGAGTCCGCGAGCCAGGTCCGGCTGCGCGCCGACCGGATCAACGCCCTCAGCGACCACCTCTACCTCGCCGCCGAGACCGACCTCGCCGCCGTCCTCGGCCACCTCGACGCCGTCGAGCCCTCCCTGCTGGTCCTCGACTCGGTGCAGGCCGTGGCCTCCCCCGAGATCGACGGCGCGCCCGGCGGCATGGCCCAGGTGCGCGAGGTGGCGGGCGCGTTGATCCGGACGTCCAAGGAACGCGGGATGTCCACGATCCTGGTCGGCCACGTCACCAAGGAGGGCGCCATCGCGGGCCCGCGACTCCTGGAGCACCTGGTCGACGTCGTCCTGTACCTCGAGGGCGACCGGCACGCCCGCCTCCGGCTGCTCCGCGGGGTGAAGAACCGGTACGGGGCGACCGACGAGGTCGGCTGCTTCGAGCTGCACGACGAGGGCATCACGGGGCTCGCCGACCCCTCCGGGCTCTTCCTGACCCGGCGCGACGAACCGGTGCCCGGGACCTGTCTGACGGTCACCCTGGAGGGCAAGCGTCCGCTCGTCGCCGAGGTGCAGGCACTCACCGTGGCCTCGCAGCTCCCCTACCCCCGGCGCACCACCGCGGGTCTGGAGACCTCCCGGGTCGCGATGATGCTGGCGGTGCTCGAACAGCGCGGGCGGATCCACCGGATCGGCAAGTGCGACGTCTACAGCGCGACGGTCGGCGGGGTGAGGCTGTCGGAGCCGTCGGCGGACCTGGCGGTGGCGCTGGCGCTTGCCAGCGCGGTGAGCGACACCCCGCTGCCGAAGAACCTGGTGGTCATCGGCGAGGTGGGCCTGGCCGGCGAGGTGCGCCGGGTGACCGGTGTGCAGCGGCGGCTGGCGGAGGCGGCCCGGCTGGGCTTCACCCGTGCGCTGGTGCCGCCGGACCCGGGGAGGACGCCGGACGGGATGCGGGTGACGGAGGTGGCCGACGTGGGCGAGGCCCTGCGGGTGCTGCCCCGCCCGTCGGCCGACCCCCCGAACCCACCGGAACGATCACCCGGGAACCGGTCCGGTGGCCTCGGGAAGGACCCGGCGTAG
- the ruvA gene encoding Holliday junction branch migration protein RuvA — translation MIAFISGPVAALAPDAAVVEVGGVGMAVQCTPGTLAALRVGEHARLAVSLVVREDSLTLYGFADDDERQVFELLQTASGVGPRLAQAMLAMHRPDALRRAVAQGDEKALTAVPGIGRRGAQRLLLELAGRLGEPTGTAATGSPAGTAAPPPWSKQLHAALVGLGYAPREAEEAIAAVTPQVEAAAADGVAPSVSALLRAALRTLNRAR, via the coding sequence ATGATCGCCTTCATCAGCGGCCCGGTCGCCGCACTCGCACCCGACGCCGCAGTCGTCGAGGTCGGCGGCGTCGGCATGGCCGTCCAGTGCACCCCCGGCACCCTGGCCGCCCTGCGGGTCGGTGAGCACGCCCGGCTCGCCGTCTCCCTGGTCGTCCGCGAGGACTCCCTCACCCTCTACGGGTTCGCGGACGACGACGAGCGGCAGGTCTTCGAACTCCTGCAGACCGCCAGCGGTGTCGGGCCGCGCCTCGCCCAGGCGATGCTCGCCATGCACCGTCCCGACGCGCTGCGCCGCGCGGTCGCCCAGGGCGACGAGAAGGCCCTCACCGCCGTCCCCGGCATCGGCAGGAGGGGCGCCCAGCGGCTGCTCCTCGAGCTCGCCGGCCGGCTCGGTGAACCGACCGGAACCGCCGCCACCGGCTCCCCGGCCGGTACCGCCGCTCCCCCGCCCTGGAGCAAGCAACTGCACGCAGCGCTCGTCGGCCTCGGGTACGCCCCGCGGGAGGCCGAAGAGGCGATCGCCGCCGTCACCCCGCAGGTCGAGGCGGCAGCGGCCGACGGCGTCGCCCCGAGCGTCTCGGCCCTGCTGCGCGCCGCCCTGCGCACGCTGAACCGCGCCCGCTGA
- the ruvB gene encoding Holliday junction branch migration DNA helicase RuvB, which translates to MAASTETETGAARLVGASAEGDDQAVEAALRPKDLSEFVGQEKVRQQLDLVLKAARQRGATADHVLLSGAPGLGKTTLSMIIAAEMGAPIRITSGPAIQHAGDLAAVLSSLQEGEILFLDEIHRMSRPAEEMLYMAMEDFRVDVIVGKGLGATAIPLELPPFTLVGATVRAGLLPPPLRDRFGFTAHMEFYDPAELQRVIHRSAGLLDVEIDPAGAAEIAGRSRGTPRIANRLLRRVRDYAQVRADGVITRAISEAALSVYEVDSRGLDRLDRAVLEALLKLFGGGPVGLSTLAVAVGEEHETVREVAEPFLVREGLLARTLRGRIATPAAWEHFGLAPPQQGGAAA; encoded by the coding sequence ATGGCCGCCTCCACCGAGACGGAGACCGGGGCCGCGCGCCTCGTCGGTGCCTCCGCCGAGGGCGACGACCAGGCCGTCGAGGCGGCCCTGCGGCCCAAGGACCTCAGCGAGTTCGTCGGCCAGGAGAAGGTCCGCCAGCAGCTCGACCTCGTCCTCAAGGCCGCCCGCCAGCGCGGCGCCACCGCCGACCACGTGCTGCTCTCCGGCGCCCCCGGCCTCGGCAAGACCACCCTGTCGATGATCATCGCGGCCGAGATGGGCGCCCCGATCCGCATCACCTCCGGCCCCGCCATCCAGCACGCCGGCGACCTCGCCGCGGTCCTCTCCTCCCTCCAGGAGGGCGAGATCCTCTTCCTCGACGAGATCCACCGCATGTCCCGGCCCGCCGAGGAGATGCTCTACATGGCGATGGAGGACTTCCGCGTCGACGTCATCGTCGGCAAGGGTCTGGGGGCCACCGCCATCCCGCTGGAACTGCCGCCCTTCACCCTGGTCGGCGCCACCGTACGGGCGGGGCTCCTGCCGCCGCCGCTGCGCGACCGCTTCGGCTTCACCGCCCACATGGAGTTCTACGACCCGGCCGAGCTCCAGCGCGTCATCCACCGCTCCGCCGGACTCCTCGACGTGGAGATCGACCCCGCCGGCGCCGCCGAGATCGCCGGCCGCTCCCGCGGCACGCCCCGCATCGCCAACCGCCTGCTGCGCCGGGTCCGGGACTACGCCCAGGTCAGGGCCGACGGAGTGATCACCCGCGCCATCTCCGAGGCGGCCCTGAGCGTGTACGAGGTGGACAGCCGCGGCCTCGACCGGCTCGACCGCGCCGTCCTGGAGGCCCTGCTCAAGCTCTTCGGCGGCGGACCGGTCGGCCTGTCCACCCTCGCCGTCGCCGTCGGGGAGGAGCACGAGACGGTGAGAGAGGTGGCGGAGCCGTTCCTGGTACGGGAGGGACTGCTGGCGCGCACGCTGCGCGGCCGGATCGCCACCCCCGCCGCGTGGGAGCACTTCGGCCTCGCGCCGCCACAACAGGGCGGTGCGGCCGCGTGA
- a CDS encoding ATP-binding protein, which translates to MNTFTFVPATKEQAKARIALTGPTGSGKTYTALVIGTALGERIALVDTEHGSASKYADEFDFDTLQLTTFEPPALVDALAVAAHDGYDVVIVDSLSHFWSGAGGMLEQVDNAAKRTGAGNSFAGWKEARPLERAMIDALLAYPGHLIVTMRTKTEYVVDTDDRGRKVPRKVGLKPEQREGIEYEFDVVGDLDHENTLVISKSRAKPLSGLVIRKPGVEFADAVLDWLNAGKPTPSASDYLATALDPNTTYEEFHLLYEEVRRHNLLAAAVLDPGGASTTLGEIIVRRGTAAKKEKEAGKELEREAEAA; encoded by the coding sequence GTGAACACCTTCACCTTCGTCCCCGCCACCAAGGAACAGGCAAAGGCCCGCATCGCGCTCACCGGGCCCACCGGATCGGGCAAGACCTACACCGCACTCGTCATCGGCACCGCGCTCGGCGAGCGGATCGCCCTCGTCGACACCGAGCACGGCAGCGCCTCCAAGTACGCCGACGAGTTCGACTTCGACACCCTCCAGCTCACGACGTTCGAGCCGCCCGCGCTCGTCGACGCCCTCGCGGTGGCCGCCCACGACGGCTACGACGTCGTGATCGTCGACTCGCTCTCCCACTTCTGGTCCGGCGCCGGCGGGATGCTCGAGCAGGTCGACAACGCGGCGAAGCGCACCGGAGCGGGCAACAGCTTCGCCGGCTGGAAGGAGGCCCGCCCTCTGGAGCGGGCGATGATCGACGCCCTGCTCGCCTACCCGGGCCACCTCATCGTCACCATGCGGACCAAGACCGAATACGTCGTGGACACCGACGACCGCGGGCGCAAGGTGCCCCGCAAGGTCGGGCTCAAGCCCGAGCAGCGCGAGGGCATCGAGTACGAGTTCGACGTCGTCGGCGACCTCGACCACGAGAACACCCTCGTGATCTCGAAGTCCCGGGCGAAGCCGCTCTCCGGGCTCGTGATCCGCAAACCGGGTGTGGAATTCGCCGACGCCGTCCTCGACTGGCTCAACGCGGGCAAGCCCACCCCGAGCGCGTCCGACTACCTCGCGACCGCCCTCGACCCGAACACCACCTACGAGGAGTTCCACCTCCTCTACGAGGAGGTGCGCCGGCACAACCTGCTCGCCGCCGCCGTCCTGGACCCCGGCGGGGCATCGACCACGCTGGGCGAGATCATCGTGCGCCGCGGTACCGCGGCGAAGAAGGAGAAAGAGGCGGGGAAGGAGCTCGAGCGGGAGGCCGAGGCCGCATGA
- a CDS encoding zinc finger domain-containing protein, which translates to MTPADTAGLAALVAAMCPSMHLEETTTDAWHLLLADLDVADTREAVIRLGRRQSHIDPADIRTEVRAIREERLARDPLPLPYADPDDPRRYRAELLAIVTALASGQRVKRTPAVPAQPPPALARRSRHALHVHALHVPCPWCRAAAGRPCTIPRLGIPLKNAPAHVSRLTAAGPVEREEKGDRAMRLKAPRNGSAVVGRPTPLSMREEEPS; encoded by the coding sequence ATGACACCGGCCGATACCGCGGGTCTCGCCGCCCTGGTCGCGGCGATGTGCCCCTCGATGCACCTGGAAGAGACCACGACGGACGCCTGGCACCTCCTGCTCGCCGACCTGGACGTCGCCGATACGCGGGAGGCCGTGATCCGGCTGGGCCGCCGGCAGTCCCACATTGACCCCGCCGACATCCGCACCGAGGTGCGCGCCATCCGGGAGGAGCGGCTCGCCCGCGACCCGCTGCCCCTCCCGTACGCCGACCCGGACGACCCGCGCCGCTATCGCGCGGAACTCCTGGCGATCGTGACCGCGCTCGCCTCGGGGCAGCGCGTCAAGCGGACGCCCGCCGTCCCGGCCCAGCCGCCCCCCGCTCTCGCCAGGCGCTCGAGGCATGCCCTCCACGTCCACGCCCTCCACGTGCCGTGCCCCTGGTGCCGGGCCGCCGCCGGCCGTCCTTGCACCATTCCCCGGCTCGGCATCCCGCTGAAGAACGCTCCGGCCCACGTGTCGAGACTGACCGCGGCGGGGCCCGTCGAACGAGAAGAGAAGGGGGACCGGGCGATGCGCCTGAAGGCGCCCCGAAACGGCAGCGCCGTCGTCGGCCGGCCGACTCCCCTGTCCATGCGTGAGGAGGAACCGTCATGA
- a CDS encoding single-stranded DNA-binding protein, giving the protein MTGETVVTVVGNLTDDPEIRITPSGDTVAHFTVASTPRTFDRQTNDWKDADTLFLRCSAWRQTAEHVAQSLTRGTRVIVQGRLHQRAYETREGEKRTVIELEVGEIGPSLRYATTTVDKTSRMSAPDGALFDAAPSAPNGAPRVPHGDESASDESVRHPF; this is encoded by the coding sequence ATGACCGGCGAGACCGTCGTCACCGTCGTCGGCAACCTGACCGACGACCCCGAGATCCGCATCACTCCGTCAGGCGACACGGTCGCGCACTTCACCGTCGCCTCCACCCCCCGCACCTTCGACCGGCAGACCAACGACTGGAAGGACGCCGACACGCTCTTCCTGCGCTGCTCGGCCTGGCGGCAGACGGCGGAACACGTCGCCCAGTCCCTGACCCGCGGCACCCGCGTCATCGTCCAGGGGCGGCTGCACCAACGGGCGTACGAGACCAGGGAGGGCGAGAAGCGGACCGTCATCGAGCTGGAGGTCGGCGAGATCGGCCCCTCCCTGCGCTACGCCACCACGACGGTCGACAAGACCTCGCGCATGAGCGCCCCCGACGGTGCCCTCTTCGACGCCGCCCCCTCCGCGCCGAACGGCGCGCCGAGGGTTCCCCACGGCGACGAGAGCGCCTCCGACGAGAGCGTCAGGCATCCCTTCTGA
- the recA gene encoding recombinase RecA: MREQDRERALEFALAQIEKRFGRGSVMRLGDDPWAPIEVIPTGSVALDVALGVGGLPRGRIVEIYGPEMSGKTTIALHAIANVQRTGGTAVFIDAEYGLDLDYAKNLGVDVDDLIVCQPDTGEQALEIADTLVRSGAADLIVVDSVAALVPRAEIEGEMGASHVGLQARLMSQALRKIAGALSQSGTTALFVNQLREKIGVMFGPPETTPGGRALKFYASVRLDIRRIETLKDGTEAVGNRTRVKVAKNKVAPPFRQAEFDIVYGRGISREGELIDLGIEHGFVRKAGAWYTYEGDRLGQGKENARNLLRDRPDLANEIEKKIKEKLGIGARPKESAAESGPDAVPTVPVEF, from the coding sequence ATGCGAGAACAGGACCGTGAAAGGGCGCTCGAGTTCGCCCTCGCCCAGATCGAGAAGCGGTTCGGCCGCGGCTCGGTCATGCGCCTCGGCGACGACCCCTGGGCCCCCATCGAGGTCATCCCCACCGGGTCCGTCGCCCTCGACGTCGCCCTGGGCGTCGGCGGCCTGCCCCGCGGCCGGATCGTGGAGATCTACGGCCCGGAGATGAGCGGGAAGACCACCATCGCGCTGCACGCCATAGCCAACGTGCAACGGACCGGCGGGACCGCGGTGTTCATCGACGCCGAGTACGGCCTCGACCTCGATTACGCCAAGAACCTCGGCGTCGACGTCGACGACCTCATCGTCTGCCAGCCCGACACCGGCGAGCAGGCCCTCGAGATCGCCGACACGCTGGTCCGCTCCGGCGCCGCCGACCTCATCGTCGTCGACTCCGTCGCCGCGCTCGTCCCGCGTGCGGAGATCGAGGGCGAGATGGGCGCCTCGCACGTGGGTCTCCAGGCCCGTCTGATGAGCCAGGCCCTCCGGAAGATCGCCGGCGCGCTCAGCCAGTCCGGGACCACCGCGCTCTTCGTCAACCAGCTCCGCGAGAAGATCGGCGTGATGTTCGGTCCCCCGGAGACCACGCCCGGTGGCCGCGCCCTGAAGTTCTACGCCTCGGTGCGCCTCGACATCCGCCGCATCGAGACCCTCAAGGACGGCACGGAGGCGGTCGGCAACCGCACCCGCGTCAAGGTCGCCAAGAACAAGGTCGCGCCCCCGTTCAGGCAGGCCGAGTTCGACATCGTCTACGGCCGGGGCATCAGCCGCGAGGGCGAGCTGATCGACCTGGGGATCGAGCACGGCTTCGTCCGCAAGGCGGGTGCCTGGTACACGTACGAGGGCGACCGGCTCGGCCAGGGCAAGGAGAACGCGCGGAACCTGCTGCGGGACCGCCCCGACCTCGCCAACGAGATCGAGAAGAAGATCAAGGAGAAGCTGGGCATCGGGGCGCGGCCGAAGGAATCGGCGGCGGAGTCCGGCCCCGATGCCGTCCCCACCGTGCCCGTCGAGTTCTGA
- a CDS encoding MFS transporter has product MPLLNKVRTAVSGGPGGDTATRSLSRLRSALTLFFALDGFLFAGWVVRIPAVKQQTGASAGDLGLALLGVSAGAVITMTLTGRLCRRYGSHAVTVATGVLLSLSVALPALTRSPLALGLVLLVFGAAYGGINVAMNSAAVDLVAALRRPVMPSFHAAFSLGGMLGAGLGGLLAGSLSPTAHLLGLTVVGLALTAVAGPVLLRSPSPVLPETLPAPTAPGTRAGGSRRTVLVFGVIALCTAYGEGALADWGALHLAQDLHAHPGVAAAGYSVFALAMTAGRLSGTALLERLGQTRTLVAGGSLAALGMLLGSLAPSVWATLLGFAVTGLGLANIFPVAVARAGAVAGPGGVATASTLGYGGMLLGPPSIGFLADWLSLPVALTTVAVLAAGAAAMGYGARNAATSRES; this is encoded by the coding sequence GTGCCGCTACTAAACAAAGTACGGACGGCCGTATCGGGGGGTCCCGGCGGAGACACCGCCACCCGCTCCCTGTCCCGCCTCCGCTCCGCCCTGACCCTCTTCTTCGCCCTCGACGGCTTCCTCTTCGCCGGCTGGGTCGTCCGGATCCCCGCCGTCAAGCAGCAGACCGGCGCCTCCGCCGGAGACCTCGGCCTCGCCCTCCTCGGCGTGTCCGCCGGCGCCGTGATCACGATGACGCTGACCGGCCGGCTCTGCCGTCGGTACGGTTCCCACGCCGTGACAGTGGCCACCGGTGTCCTCCTCTCCCTGTCGGTCGCCCTTCCCGCGCTCACCCGGTCCCCGCTCGCGCTCGGTCTCGTCCTGCTCGTCTTCGGCGCCGCGTACGGCGGGATCAACGTGGCCATGAACAGTGCCGCCGTGGATCTCGTGGCCGCGCTGCGGCGGCCGGTGATGCCGAGTTTCCACGCCGCGTTCAGCCTCGGCGGCATGCTCGGCGCGGGCCTCGGCGGGCTGCTCGCCGGAAGCCTGTCCCCGACCGCCCACCTCCTCGGCCTCACGGTCGTCGGCCTGGCCCTGACGGCCGTCGCCGGGCCCGTACTCCTGCGCTCCCCCTCCCCCGTGCTTCCCGAGACCCTTCCGGCGCCGACCGCTCCCGGAACGCGGGCGGGCGGGTCACGCCGTACGGTCCTCGTCTTCGGTGTCATCGCGCTCTGCACGGCGTACGGCGAAGGCGCGCTGGCCGACTGGGGCGCCCTCCACCTCGCGCAGGACCTGCACGCCCACCCGGGCGTGGCGGCCGCCGGGTACTCCGTCTTCGCGCTGGCCATGACCGCCGGGCGCCTCTCCGGCACCGCGCTGCTCGAACGGCTCGGACAGACCCGCACCCTGGTCGCGGGCGGTTCCCTCGCCGCCCTGGGCATGCTGCTCGGCTCGCTCGCTCCGAGCGTCTGGGCCACTCTCCTCGGCTTCGCCGTCACCGGTCTCGGCCTCGCCAACATCTTCCCCGTCGCCGTGGCCCGCGCCGGCGCGGTCGCCGGCCCGGGCGGGGTGGCGACGGCCTCCACCCTCGGTTACGGGGGCATGCTCCTCGGTCCGCCCTCGATCGGCTTCCTCGCCGACTGGCTCTCCCTGCCGGTGGCCCTCACGACGGTCGCCGTCCTCGCCGCCGGTGCGGCCGCCATGGGCTACGGGGCTCGTAACGCGGCTACGAGCCGGGAGAGTTGA
- a CDS encoding maleylpyruvate isomerase family mycothiol-dependent enzyme, translating into MKNAEYIDALEAAGRGLADAAAEAGTDAEVPTCPGWQVRDLLRHTTMVHRWATTFVAEARTTPIRDLGETTLDGEELLAFFREGHADLVATLRAAPESLDCWAFLPAPSPLAFWARRQAHETTVHRVDAESALTGTPEPVAPAFAADGVDELLAGFHARDRSRVRTPEPRTLRVRTTDTGDVWTVHLSATEPPRTERDSENGVADTELSGPADQLYLTLWNRLPVDAVTVTGDEELARLWRETSAII; encoded by the coding sequence CTGAAGAACGCCGAGTACATCGACGCACTGGAGGCGGCCGGCCGCGGTCTCGCGGACGCTGCCGCCGAGGCCGGGACCGACGCCGAGGTGCCGACCTGCCCGGGGTGGCAGGTCCGGGACCTCCTCCGGCACACGACCATGGTGCACCGCTGGGCCACGACCTTCGTGGCCGAGGCCCGCACCACGCCGATCAGGGACCTCGGCGAGACGACGCTCGACGGAGAGGAGCTGCTGGCGTTCTTCCGCGAGGGGCACGCCGACCTGGTCGCCACGCTCCGCGCCGCCCCCGAGTCGCTGGACTGCTGGGCCTTTCTCCCGGCTCCGTCCCCGCTGGCCTTCTGGGCGCGGCGGCAGGCGCACGAGACGACCGTCCACCGCGTGGACGCCGAGTCCGCGCTCACGGGCACCCCGGAGCCGGTCGCTCCGGCGTTCGCCGCCGACGGCGTCGACGAACTGCTCGCCGGCTTCCACGCCCGCGACCGCAGCCGGGTCCGTACGCCCGAGCCCCGGACCCTGCGGGTGCGGACGACGGACACCGGTGACGTCTGGACCGTGCACCTGTCGGCGACCGAGCCGCCCCGGACCGAGCGGGACAGCGAGAACGGGGTCGCCGACACAGAACTGAGCGGTCCCGCCGATCAGTTGTACCTGACCCTCTGGAACCGGCTGCCCGTCGACGCCGTGACGGTGACCGGCGACGAGGAACTCGCCCGGCTGTGGCGGGAGACCTCGGCGATCATTTGA
- a CDS encoding response regulator transcription factor has translation MIRVLLADDQSLVRAGFRALLDAQPDIEVAGEAADGDEAVERVRALRPDVVLMDIRMPRLDGLEATRRITDDPDLAEVRVVMLTTFELDEYVFEAIRAGASGFLVKDTEPEELLRAVRAVVHGDALLSPGVTRRLIEEFAARSKAPAATAALGALTEREREVMALVGIGLSNEEIARRLVVSPLTAKTHVSRAMVKLGARDRAQLVVLAYESGLVRPGWLG, from the coding sequence GTGATCCGTGTCCTGCTCGCCGACGACCAGTCGCTGGTACGGGCGGGGTTCCGCGCGCTGCTCGACGCCCAGCCCGACATCGAGGTGGCCGGCGAGGCCGCCGACGGCGACGAGGCGGTGGAACGGGTCCGCGCCCTGCGCCCCGACGTCGTCCTCATGGACATCCGGATGCCCCGGCTCGACGGCCTGGAGGCGACCCGGCGCATCACCGACGACCCGGACCTCGCCGAGGTCCGGGTCGTCATGCTGACCACCTTCGAACTCGACGAGTACGTCTTCGAGGCGATCCGCGCCGGCGCCTCCGGCTTCCTGGTCAAGGACACCGAGCCGGAGGAGCTGCTGCGGGCCGTGCGCGCCGTCGTCCACGGGGACGCGCTGCTCTCCCCGGGCGTCACCCGCCGGCTCATCGAGGAGTTCGCGGCCCGCTCCAAGGCCCCGGCGGCGACGGCCGCGCTCGGCGCCCTCACCGAGCGGGAGCGGGAGGTGATGGCCCTGGTGGGGATCGGCCTGTCGAACGAGGAGATCGCCCGCCGCCTGGTCGTGAGCCCGCTCACCGCCAAGACCCATGTGAGCCGCGCCATGGTGAAGCTGGGCGCCCGCGACCGCGCCCAACTCGTCGTCCTCGCCTACGAGTCGGGCCTCGTCAGGCCGGGCTGGCTGGGCTGA